The following proteins are co-located in the Polystyrenella longa genome:
- a CDS encoding polyprenyl synthetase family protein produces the protein MPPTSTELQSTLSKLQKLIEPELERFLQLSPDCPSRLQESMSYSLLAGGKRLRPALVLIACEACGGDLQAALPAACAIEMVHTYSLIHDDLPAMDDDDLRRGHPTNHRQFDEATAILAGDGLLTYAFEVIANHQKPESAALSCVLELSAAAGPEGMVGGQMADLQAETETITELDGLEKIHFRKTGRLLRAALRMGAITGGADDLTLSALSEYGYCLGLAFQITDDLLDITGNQAKMGKAVQKDQSHGKATYPGLLGVEASRERAAQLVQRARELISPLGNRSQQLEQLANFVLERDH, from the coding sequence ATGCCTCCAACCTCAACCGAACTTCAATCGACGCTGAGTAAATTACAGAAGCTGATTGAACCAGAACTGGAACGGTTCCTCCAGCTTTCTCCTGATTGTCCCTCCCGGCTCCAGGAGTCGATGAGCTACAGCCTGCTCGCCGGTGGCAAACGATTACGCCCCGCCCTCGTATTGATTGCCTGCGAAGCTTGTGGAGGCGACCTGCAGGCCGCTCTTCCCGCCGCCTGTGCCATCGAAATGGTGCACACCTACTCTTTAATCCATGATGATCTTCCCGCCATGGATGATGACGACTTACGCCGCGGTCACCCCACCAATCATCGCCAGTTCGACGAAGCAACCGCCATACTAGCGGGAGATGGCCTACTCACCTACGCATTTGAAGTCATCGCCAACCATCAAAAGCCCGAATCGGCTGCCTTGTCCTGCGTTCTGGAGCTTTCCGCCGCGGCTGGCCCGGAAGGCATGGTCGGTGGACAAATGGCCGATTTACAGGCGGAAACGGAAACGATCACCGAACTCGATGGCCTCGAAAAGATTCACTTCCGGAAAACAGGCAGATTATTGCGCGCCGCTCTCCGAATGGGGGCCATAACTGGCGGTGCGGACGACTTAACTCTTTCTGCGCTAAGTGAATATGGGTATTGTTTGGGATTAGCCTTTCAAATTACCGACGACCTACTGGACATTACCGGAAATCAGGCGAAAATGGGCAAAGCGGTGCAAAAGGACCAATCGCACGGCAAAGCCACTTATCCCGGATTACTCGGTGTCGAAGCGAGTCGGGAACGAGCGGCACAGTTGGTTCAACGTGCCCGGGAACTGATTTCCCCACTTGGTAATCGCAGTCAGCAGCTGGAGCAGCTGGCGAATTTTGTTCTAGAGAGAGATCACTAG